One part of the Phragmites australis chromosome 3, lpPhrAust1.1, whole genome shotgun sequence genome encodes these proteins:
- the LOC133912929 gene encoding protein LOL3-like: MQSQIVCHGCRTVLLYPRGAPSVCCAVCQAITTVPPPGLEMAQLICGGCRTLLMYTRNADTVRCSCCNTVNLVRPVNNIAHVNCGQCRTTLMYPYGAHSVKCAICNYITTTGINTVGPSPSARPTSSGSSYSASSTSVPKSQPQNVTVVVENPVTIDEKGKLVSNVVVGVTTGKK; this comes from the exons ATGCAGAGCCAGATCGTGTGCCATGGTTGCCGGACCGTTCTACTCTACCCGCGAGGGGCGCCCAGCGTCTGCTGCGCGGTGTGCCAGGCCATCACCACCGTGCCACCACCAG GACTGGAAATGGCTCAGCTTATATGTGGTGGTTGTCGAACTTTGCTGATGTATACTCGCAATGCAGACACCGTGAGATGTTCATGTTGCAATACAGTCAATCTTGTCAGACCAG TGAATAATATAGCTCATGTGAACTGTGGCCAGTGCCGGACAACTTTAATGTATCCATATGGAGCACATTCAGTAAAATGTGCCATATGCAATTATATCACAACTACTGGA ATAAATACCGTGGGACCCTCGCCATCTGCAAGGCCGACATCAAGTGGATCTTCATATAGTGCATCATCTACTTCTGTT CCTAAATCTCAACCACAGAATGTAACTGTTGTTGTGGAGAACCCTGTGACAATTGATGAAAAGGGAAAACTG GTTAGCAACGTTGTAGTTGGAGTCACAACTGGGAAAAAGTAA